DNA from Hwangdonia lutea:
CGATACGTTTACACATTTTAAAGCCATTGTAAAACGCGGCAATTGGTATGACCCACCGTTTAGATATGCACCGTACAGCAAACGTAATTTTAAACTGATTAAAACCCTATTTAAGTGGTTTTCGTAATTAAGAGACTAAGAAGTCGGATATCTTAACGTCAGTGTAACGCCTTCGTTTGGTTTCGAATATAAATCCAATGTAGCATTAATTAAGGCTGCCCTACTTTGCATATTAATTAACCCCGAACCTTTTTCAACGGAATCCATATCAAAGCCTATACCGTCGTCTGAAGCTGTGATTATCATAAGTTTTGGTTGATATTCTAAAACTATTTTAAGGTTTTTGGCTTCGGAATATTTTACTGAATTGGATAAGAATTCTTGTAAAATTCTAAAAATAATAATTTCGTGTTTTCTGTTTTCAAATTCTACTTTATCGCCTTTAATTACTAATTCGGCACTGGTGAATTTCAATCTTTTTAAACGATCCAATTCATTGTTAATCGATTTTTCAAATCCAATGTTTAGTACGACTTCATTATTCAATGTTTTTGACAGCGAACGGACTTCCTTTAAACTTTCTTTAAGCGCATCCGAGGTGTCTTTAAACTTGTCTTTTACATCACTGTCGGTAAATTGCGTTTTTAAAATACTTAACTGCATGCTTGCAAAAGCCAAGAGTTGCCCCACATTGTCGTGCAACTCCCAACCAATATTTTTAAGTGTTTGTTCTTGACTTTCGGTTTGCGCCAAGACTATTTCTTTTTCGAAGGCTTGCTGTTGTTTAATTCGATCTAAAAGCAACTTGTTTTTTCGTTTTTGAAACACCACAAAAAACACCACTACCAAAGCTGTAATAATGATTAAAACCATAATCATATATACAAGCAAATAGCGTTCGGCCGGGGTAGAAGCTGGCTGTGAATGTGCTAAAAAAACGGTTAAATAGTTAATCATTTTTAAGTTCTGGTTTACAATAAATTAGTGCAAAGGTAAAAGTGGAATACATAAATATATTAACAAATAAATAGATTTGCCATTTAAGAATTATAAAATTCCAATCTACACTTCTAAAATAAATATCATAAAATATTAAAGGGGTTGTAATTAACCACCAAACAAATATGGTGGTAGCAATATAGAAATTTATGGACTTATAAAAATTTAAAATCTTATCACTCATTAAAACCTCTATAAAATAAAAAACAGCACACAAAAAAATAATTAAAGCACCAAAAATTCTTAGTGCTGTTAGGCTTCTTGTAAAATACGCCTCCCAATTAAAAATGATGTATAAAACAGAGAAAAGTAAGAAGGAACAAGACGTTAATCGCAGAATTAATCTATGAGATTTAGCTTCTAAAACTCTTATAAAATAAAACGAAAAAAACATTATACTGCCTATACTCCAATAGATTGTGCCCCACCAATAATTCTTTTGAAATACGGTGCCTTTTAAAAAACTAAAGTAACCATCGTTGTCAATGTATAGCGTATAAGTTGATATAAACTCTGCCAATACAACAAAAACCAAGAACCATATAAAATACTTAGCAGCTACAAACTTGTATTTTTTATATAAAACCAAACCAGTTATAGCTGCTAATATTTCAAAACTATGTGTGAGTAATAAATAGTTTTGTCTAAAAAACTCTTCCAATATTCAATATTTATTAATTAGGATATGGTGCCCCTGGCGGATAACCAGTGCCACCATCATTTAAAGGAGAACATTCTGGACAATCCTCTTCATCTTCTTGAAAAGTAAACGGATTCATACTAGCTCTATCCGTACCTTTTTTTGCTGTTGGCACCATAAACATGGTGGTGTAATCTTTTTTGTCCTGTCCAGCGTTTTCGCCGTACACTCCTAAATATACTCGTATTCCCGTCATGTTATAACCCAAACTATCAGATTCGTGTTTTGCGAAAGCTATATAGTTTTGAATATCATCTAAAGACCACCAAGTTGAGCGGTTATCCACTTTTCTTCCTTGTCTACTTGCTGCCGAATCTGCGGCTGCCTTTCTGTAGGTTGTCCAATTATTATTTAAGGTTTTAGCTTGATCTGGTGTAATAACGCCTTTAGGTTTTACAATTTTAATAACATCTATGCCATCATCAATTTGTCTTGGGCAAAAATAATACGTCGCAAGTGCACCAATAATAAATCCTAAAATAATGTAGCTTAGTTTTTTCATGTGATAATTCAGTTTATAAGGTTAGTAATAGCTGGTCTAAAATAGTAAAAAGTTTTTATTGCAGTTAGCGTTATTTGTGTTTTAATGAAATCACGTTTCACATTATTGTGGAAAACCAAGCATATCGCCCATGCCCACTGTAAACAACCAACTGCCGTAAATAGCATGCTCGATGGTTACCAAAAGGGTCGACTTTGTTTTATTATAAGTTATGGCGAATAATAAACCGCCTAAAAAAGTTAAGGCTATCACCAATGTATTCCTAAAGAAGATATGCCCCAAAGAAAAAATTACAGCATTTATAAAAATGAAAAGATTTTTATTTTTAAATAGACTGTGATAGCGTTTAAAATAAAATGTTCGGTAAACCAATTCTTGAGGGTACACCGAAAAAATGCTGTAAATAAACAATATAAAAAGCCATAATTTTGGTTTGTTGATGAGCACCATAAATAGCGATTCTTTATTGGTAAGCCAAACAAAAAGCGTAGTAACACACACGATAACCAAAAACTTTATAAGCGTTTGCTTAATGAATAAGTGCCATTTTAAATTTTTTGCGATTCGGAATTTTTCATTTTCAACTTTCAATAACATAAAAATAATGTAGAAAAAACCCATTAACCCAATACTTAATTTCAGCCATAATGGATAGCTTAAAACTAAAGATAAGGGCATCAAAATAAAAATGATGAAAAACTCGAAACCTTTATATAAAACCGAATCCATTTAAACCTTTATTGCGGTGGTATGCTTTACCTCGTTAATAACAAACATGCTATGTGTACTGCCAATATGATTGATTGTGGTTAGTTTTTTTACCATAAACTCCCTGAACGCTGCCATATCTTTCACCAACACTTTGAGCAGGTAGTCGTAATCGCCACTTAGGTGATAGCATTCCAAAACCTCAGTTAAGCGATTGACTTCCTTTTCAAAGCTAACCACAAAATCCTGACTGTGCTTTTCTAATTTTATATGGCAATACGCCACAAAAGCCTTATCGGTTTTTTCTTTGTTGACTAAAGCTACATACTTATTGATAAACCCTTCCTTTTCCAGTTTTTTAATGCGTTCGTATACCGCCGTAACCGATAAGTTTAATTTATTTGAAAGCTCTTTATTGGTCTGTTTGCTATCCTTTTGTAAATAATACAGGAGTTTTTTATCAATTTCATCAAAAATCATAATCGAAAATTTTTCATAAAGATAAGATATAATGAAGAAATAATAATTTTTAAATCTAACATTTTAAATAATTATAGATTTATTTTCTAAAAAAAATCATATATATTGTATTATAATCTAAATTGATGGAGTTTTGTAAAAACGACTAAAATCAATTATTATGGCCTTTAAACCTGCAAATAGCATTCAAGATTTACAATACTTTGGCGAATTTGGTGGTGTTAACCCTTCAATATCCGACTCTTCAACCTACACCTTTTTATCAGCAAAAACCATGTTTGATACTTTTGAAGGAAATGCTGATGGTTGTTATTTATATTCGCGCCACTCATCTCCTTCAAATTTGTATTTGGGCGAGGCTTTAGCCGCCATGGAAGGCACAGAAACCGCAAACGTTTCTGCTTCGGGCATGGGCGCCATCACTCCGGTTTTGTTGCAGCTTTGCGGAGCTGGCGACCACATTGTTTCAAGCAGAACGATTTACGGTGGCACATATGCCTTTCTTAAAAACTTTACGCCGCGTTTTAATATTGAAACCTCGTTTGTAGATATTACAAAGCTCGATGTTGTTGAAGCCGCCATTACAAAAAACACTAAAGTTTTGTATTGCGAATCGGTTAGCAATCCGCTTTTGGAGGTCGCAGATATAAAAGGATTGGCAGCTTTGGTACAAAAGCACGATTTAAAACTAGTAGTCGATAATACGTTTTCGCCGTTATCCATTTCCCCGGCCATCTTAGGTGCCGATGTGGTAATACATAGTTTAACAAAATTTATTAACGGATCGAGCGATACGGTTGGCGGTGTGGTTTGCGGCACTCAAGATTTTATAAACGATTTACGCAACGTAAACAACGGCGCCTCTATGCTTTTGGGCTCTACGATGGATAGCTTGCGAGCCGCATCAATTCTAAAGAATTTAAGAACCTTACATATTCGTATGCAGCAACACAGTTTAAATGCGACTTTTTTAGCCGAAAAATTTGAAGCTGATGGCTTAAAAACGGTGTATCCCGGGTTAAAATCGCATCCCTCGCACCGTCTTTTCAAATCTATGATGAATGAAAAATACGGGTTTGGAGGCATGTTAACTATTGATGTGGGTTCTTTAGAAAAAGCAAACGAACTTATGGAATTGATGCAAAACAGAAATTTAGGCTATTTGGCCGTGAGCCTTGGTTTTTACAAAACCTTGTTCTCTGCTCCGGGAAGCTCTACATCATCAGAAATCCCTGAATACGAACAAAAAGACATGGGCTTAAGCGATGGCTTAATTCGCTTCTCCATTGGGTTGGATGCCGATATTGAACGGACTTATAAAATGATGCGTGAGTGCATGAAAGAGTTAAACATTTTATAGTTCACCTTATAGTTGGTCAAAAAAATTTTAATTTCTGAATAAAATAAGCAAAACGATCTCAAAAGTATTTCCATTTGCATACATCTTATGAAAATCGTAACATTACGAGACCAAAAACGAGCAGATGCAAGACGAAAAAAATATTTCAGAAATTAAAATTGAAAATCAAAAAATAATTGACAATACAGAATTAAACATTTGGGAAGCTTTAATCCCCGTCATCGCACTTGTGGGCATGCTCGCTTACAATATTTACATTTATGGCGACAATGCTTTGAGCGGCAGTAACCAATTTATCCTTTTAATGGGCGCTGCGATAGCCGCAATTGTGGGTTACAAAAATAAAGTACCCCATAAACGCATGATTGCCGAAGTTGCAGAAAATGTAAAGTCCACAACGGGTGCCATTTTAATTTTATTAATGGTGGGCGCTTTGGCCGGTACGTGGCTTATAAGCGGCATTATTCCAACCATGATTTATTACGGCCTGCAAATACTTAATCCCACTATTTTTCTGGCGGCTTGCGTTATTATTTGTTCCATTATTTCCATTGCAACGGGAAGTTCCTGGACTACATCTGCAACCGTAGGTATTGCTTTAGTTGGCATTGGCGAAACTTTGGGCATCTCTATGGGCATGACTGCAGGTGCCGTACTTTCTGGGGCTTATTTTGGCGATAAACTATCACCACTTAGTGACACTACAAACTTAGCTCCCGCTATGGCAGGTGGCGAATTGTTTGCGCACATCAAATACATGACACTTACTACCGTACCCACCATAGTTATCACACTAATTATTTTTGTAATTATTGGTTTAAATTTAGACACCACCGGGGCACCAGTTATTCAAGATAAATTAGACGCCATGGATGCCGTATTTAATATTAGCCCTTGGTTATTTATTATTCCTGCTTTTGTGATTTTTTTAATCATAAAAAAGAAACCACCGCTTATCGCCCTTTTATTAGGCGCACTTTTAGGTGGTGCCGCAGCCATTATTGCACAACCCAATATTGTTGCCAATATTGCAGGAGCCGAATCCATGAACTTTCATGCTGCTTACAAAGGCGTAATGAATGCCTTAACCGTTGATACCGCTGTAACAACAAATAGCGAAGAGCTAAATGATCTATTTACCTCAGGCGGAATGAAAGGGATGCTTGGTACCATTTGGCTTATAATTTGCGCCATGGTTTTTGGTGGCGTAATGGATGCCATTGGGGCTTTATCCAGAATTACAAAATCGCTATTAAAAATGGCACATACAACATTTGGCTTGTTTGCCAGTACAGTGGCTAGTTGTTTGGCGCTGAATTTAACAGCATCCGATCAATACCTTGCTATTGTTGTGCCCGGAAAAATGTTTAAACAAGCTTATGAAGACAAAGGCTTAGCGCCAGAAAACTTAAGCAGAACGCTTGAAGATTCCGGAACCGTAACCTCCGTTTTAATCCCGTGGAATACCTGTGGCGCCTATCATTCAAAAGTGCTTTTTGGTTACGCCGGAGCCACGGCTTATATTCCCTACGCGTTTTTTAGCATCTTAAGTCCGGTTATGACTTTACTTTTTGCCGCTTTTTCCATTAAAATCAAGCAATTGAAAGAGAATAATAAATAACTATCAAAATTGTTTTTTACCATAATTAAAATCTATCGATAGATAAATAATAAGAATTTTATTTCTGCATAAAATTGAAAGGGTATAGTATCTTTGTATTGAAAGAAATTATTAACAATTAAATATAAAATTCACATGTCATTTGTAGGTAAAAAATTTCCAGACTTAAACGTAGACGCCATGAACGAAATGGGCGATACTTTTAAAGTAAACGTATTAGAAGAAGCAGTAAATAACAAGAAAAAAGTGGTATTGTTTTGGTACCCAAAAGATTTTACGTTTGTGTGTCCAACAGAGTTACACGCCTTTCAAGAAGCTTTACCAGAATTTGAAAAGCGCAACACCATAGTTATTGGCGCGTCTTGTGATACACCAGAAGTACATTTTGCTTGGTTAAACACAGCCAAAGACGATGGCGGTATTGAGGGTGTTACCTATCCTATTTTAGCGGATAGCAACAGAAATCTATCGAGCATCTTAGGTATTTTAGATATTACAAACGAAACTTACGACGAAGAAACCGGAACCGTTCAGGTTGAAGGCGACAACGTTACATACCGTGCTACTTACATCATCGACGAAGATGGTATCGTACAGCACGAAAGCATTAACAACATGCCTTTAGGCAGAAACGTTGGTGAATACCTTCGTTTGGTTGATGCCTTAACGCACGTTCAAGTAAAAGGCGAGGTTTGTCCAGCAAACTGGGAAGAAGGTAAAGATGCCATGCAAGCCAACGCTAAAGACACTGCTGCTTATTTAGCAACTCATTAAAAACAAATTCAATATTAAAGTACCAAATTCCAAACAACAAAAATTGGAATTTGGTACTAATAATTTAAAAATCAAAAACATTATGGTACAAGAATTAGAACAAGATAATTTAGGAGACATCATTTCAAATAACGATACCGTAATTGTACAATATTCTGCCTCTTGGTGCGGCAACTGTAGAATTATGAAACCTAAATTCAAGAAATTGGCTTCTGAGACCGAAAACGCTACATTTGTAATGGCCGACGCCGAAAAATTTCCAGAATCCAGAAAATTGGCAACCGTTGATAATTTACCAACGTTTGCAACCTTTAAAAACGGTAATTTTGTAAACCAAGTTCAAACTAACAAATTTGACGTTTTAAAGGAATTAGTAAACGAAACAGTTTAAGGTTTTCGCTTTCGCGGAAATATCAATCTCACTTCAATCATTAAAGATTTCCACCCAAGTTTATCTTCACAGATAGCTGAACGGCGGAAACAGAAAACACAATAAAAAATGAAACTACCAATAATAAAACACCTAACAGAATTCATTGAAGAAAACGATGAAGATTTTGTAATAGAAACTATTGAAACCTTAGAGGCTTTAACAGAAGTATCTTCATTAAAAGATGAAGAATTAGATGTTATTGGTGAGTTAATTTCCAACATGTACGGCGCTATCGAAGTCAATAAATTAATAAAAGACGGTACGCCTAAAAAAGAGGCTTTAAATAGTTTTATGAAACGGGTATTAGGGTCCATCGATACTTAAACGATTGCTTTTAAAATAAATATAAAACGCTTTATCTCAATTTATGGATAAAGCGTTTTTTTGTTAAAACAATTTTAAAAATGATACCTGTAAAAACATTAAATATCCCTATTTTTAAGTTCTTAATCAATATATAAATAAAATGGCAACAGTAACATTAAAAGGAGACCCAATAAACACATCTGGAAGTTTACCAGCAATAGGCACAAAAGCACCCGATTTTTTATTAACGGCTACAGATTTATCTACCCATAGTCTCAGTAATTATAAAGGAAGTAAACTGGTTTTAAACATTTTCCCGAGTATCGATACGGGCACTTGTGCACAATCTGTACGAACCTTCAATCAAGAAGCCAGCGAATTGGAAAACACTAAAGTACTTTGCATTTCGCACGATTTACCATTCGCCCACGCACGCTTTTGTGGCGCCGAGGGTTTAAATGATGTCATCAGTTTATCGGATTACAAAGACGGAAGTTTCGGTAAAGATTACGGCTTAAACTTTATCGATGGCCCTTTAGAAACTTTACATTCACGCTGTGTGGTGGTTTTAGACGAAAATCACATCGTAAAATATACCGAACAAGTTAGCGAAACCGTTGATGAACCCAATTACAAAGCAGCATTGGAGGCCTTATTAGATGAGTAAAAAAGAGTCCTTTTTAGTCAACCGCTTAAAAAGTGTGGGTTATGCATTTAAGGGGGCTCTGCTACTTTTAAAAACAGAAGCCAGTATTAAAATTCAGTTTTTTATAGCTGTTTTAATGACTATTGCTGGCTTCTATTTTAATATTTCTTCAACCGAATGGATTGTACAATGCCTAGCCATCGCGATGGTTATGAGTATTGAAGGCATTAATACCGCCATTGAAGAAATTGCCGATTTTATGCATCCAGAGCATCATATAAAAATCGGACTCATCAAAGATATCGCTGCTGGCGCGGTTTTTATTGCCAGCGTTTTTGCAATTATAATTGGGTTTGTAATTTACCTTCCCAAGATTTTTTAATATACGATAACCCTTAGGATAAACGTTAGTAATTTGTATTTTTGCTCAATCGTTTTTAACGATGCAACCCTGGCTGCGTTTCAGGAACTCAAATTGATATTAAACACCATTAATGGCGAAGAAAAAAACAAAGTCTAACAAAGCACCAAAACGAAAAATTAAAAAACCTGATTTTAAGTTATCTAGCCAGCAAAAACTGGTATTGGGTAGCTTTTTGGTTATTTTGGGCATACTGTTGTGCATTGCTTTTATTTCGTTTTTCTTTACGGGTGAAGCCGACCAAAGTAGCTTGTCAAATTTCACAAATCGAGAGTCAGAAACACAAAACTGGTTAAGCAAAAGTGGCGCTTGGTTAAGCGATTTATTTATACAACGTGGTTTTGGTGTCGCTTCTTTTATATTTTCTGGATTGCTATTTCTATCCGGGGTTTATGTGCTTATGGATATTGCCAAAGCAAAATTACGCAAGCATTGGTTTTGGGGCTTATTCATCATGATTTGGGTGGCGATTCTTTTTGGTTTTTTTGGCGATAAAAACGATATTCTTGGAGGCACAGTCGGTTTCGAAATAAATATGTTTCTACAAGATTATATCGGAAAAATAGGCACTTCACTCCTACTTTTATTCGGCTTAATCACCTATTTAGCCATTCGTTTTAAAGTTACATTCCAAAGTATTTCAAAACTTTTCACATCGGCTAAAAAGGATTTAAAGGATGAGTTCTCAAAAGCCAATGACGAATTTTCTATTCCATTGGATAATAATTTATCCAAAGAAGCCGAAGCTATAAAAACCGCTTTTGACATTCCTTTGGAAAACAAAAAAGCTCCTGTAAAAAAAGAATCCAAACCAGAAGCCCCAACCCCTTTAGAAGTTAAAGTAACTGAAGAAGAACAAGAAGAAGATTTAGAAATGAAGGTTGAAACCGTGGCCGAAGAACAATCGGAAACCGATAATTTAGCCAATAAATTGGTTGAGGATTTTGGGCAGTTCGACCCTACTTTAGAGCTGAGCAATTATCAATTTCCGCCACTCGATCTTCTAAAAAAGTACGATACCGAGGGCATTACCATTAATCAAGAAGAGCTTGAAGAAAATAAAAACAAAATTGTTGAAACCTTAAACAATTACAAAATTGGTATTGCCAGCATAAAAGCCACTATTGGGCCAACGGTTACATTGTACGAAATTGTTCCCGAAGCCGGTGTGCGTATTTCAAAAATCAAGAATTTAGAAGACGATATTGCGTTGTCGCTCTCCGCACTCGGTATTCGTATTATTGCCCCCATCCCTGGAAAGGGTACTATTGGTATTGAGGTGCCCAATAAAAATTCAACCATTGTGTCGATGCGCTCGGTTATTGCTTCAAAAAAGTTCCAAACATCCGA
Protein-coding regions in this window:
- a CDS encoding thioredoxin family protein encodes the protein MVQELEQDNLGDIISNNDTVIVQYSASWCGNCRIMKPKFKKLASETENATFVMADAEKFPESRKLATVDNLPTFATFKNGNFVNQVQTNKFDVLKELVNETV
- a CDS encoding Lrp/AsnC family transcriptional regulator; its protein translation is MIFDEIDKKLLYYLQKDSKQTNKELSNKLNLSVTAVYERIKKLEKEGFINKYVALVNKEKTDKAFVAYCHIKLEKHSQDFVVSFEKEVNRLTEVLECYHLSGDYDYLLKVLVKDMAAFREFMVKKLTTINHIGSTHSMFVINEVKHTTAIKV
- a CDS encoding peroxiredoxin, producing the protein MSFVGKKFPDLNVDAMNEMGDTFKVNVLEEAVNNKKKVVLFWYPKDFTFVCPTELHAFQEALPEFEKRNTIVIGASCDTPEVHFAWLNTAKDDGGIEGVTYPILADSNRNLSSILGILDITNETYDEETGTVQVEGDNVTYRATYIIDEDGIVQHESINNMPLGRNVGEYLRLVDALTHVQVKGEVCPANWEEGKDAMQANAKDTAAYLATH
- a CDS encoding diacylglycerol kinase; translation: MSKKESFLVNRLKSVGYAFKGALLLLKTEASIKIQFFIAVLMTIAGFYFNISSTEWIVQCLAIAMVMSIEGINTAIEEIADFMHPEHHIKIGLIKDIAAGAVFIASVFAIIIGFVIYLPKIF
- a CDS encoding DUF6952 family protein produces the protein MKLPIIKHLTEFIEENDEDFVIETIETLEALTEVSSLKDEELDVIGELISNMYGAIEVNKLIKDGTPKKEALNSFMKRVLGSIDT
- a CDS encoding sensor histidine kinase — its product is MINYLTVFLAHSQPASTPAERYLLVYMIMVLIIITALVVVFFVVFQKRKNKLLLDRIKQQQAFEKEIVLAQTESQEQTLKNIGWELHDNVGQLLAFASMQLSILKTQFTDSDVKDKFKDTSDALKESLKEVRSLSKTLNNEVVLNIGFEKSINNELDRLKRLKFTSAELVIKGDKVEFENRKHEIIIFRILQEFLSNSVKYSEAKNLKIVLEYQPKLMIITASDDGIGFDMDSVEKGSGLINMQSRAALINATLDLYSKPNEGVTLTLRYPTS
- the tpx gene encoding thiol peroxidase, with amino-acid sequence MATVTLKGDPINTSGSLPAIGTKAPDFLLTATDLSTHSLSNYKGSKLVLNIFPSIDTGTCAQSVRTFNQEASELENTKVLCISHDLPFAHARFCGAEGLNDVISLSDYKDGSFGKDYGLNFIDGPLETLHSRCVVVLDENHIVKYTEQVSETVDEPNYKAALEALLDE
- a CDS encoding CPBP family intramembrane glutamic endopeptidase: MDSVLYKGFEFFIIFILMPLSLVLSYPLWLKLSIGLMGFFYIIFMLLKVENEKFRIAKNLKWHLFIKQTLIKFLVIVCVTTLFVWLTNKESLFMVLINKPKLWLFILFIYSIFSVYPQELVYRTFYFKRYHSLFKNKNLFIFINAVIFSLGHIFFRNTLVIALTFLGGLLFAITYNKTKSTLLVTIEHAIYGSWLFTVGMGDMLGFPQ
- the nhaC gene encoding Na+/H+ antiporter NhaC, which encodes MQDEKNISEIKIENQKIIDNTELNIWEALIPVIALVGMLAYNIYIYGDNALSGSNQFILLMGAAIAAIVGYKNKVPHKRMIAEVAENVKSTTGAILILLMVGALAGTWLISGIIPTMIYYGLQILNPTIFLAACVIICSIISIATGSSWTTSATVGIALVGIGETLGISMGMTAGAVLSGAYFGDKLSPLSDTTNLAPAMAGGELFAHIKYMTLTTVPTIVITLIIFVIIGLNLDTTGAPVIQDKLDAMDAVFNISPWLFIIPAFVIFLIIKKKPPLIALLLGALLGGAAAIIAQPNIVANIAGAESMNFHAAYKGVMNALTVDTAVTTNSEELNDLFTSGGMKGMLGTIWLIICAMVFGGVMDAIGALSRITKSLLKMAHTTFGLFASTVASCLALNLTASDQYLAIVVPGKMFKQAYEDKGLAPENLSRTLEDSGTVTSVLIPWNTCGAYHSKVLFGYAGATAYIPYAFFSILSPVMTLLFAAFSIKIKQLKENNK
- a CDS encoding DNA translocase FtsK; the protein is MAKKKTKSNKAPKRKIKKPDFKLSSQQKLVLGSFLVILGILLCIAFISFFFTGEADQSSLSNFTNRESETQNWLSKSGAWLSDLFIQRGFGVASFIFSGLLFLSGVYVLMDIAKAKLRKHWFWGLFIMIWVAILFGFFGDKNDILGGTVGFEINMFLQDYIGKIGTSLLLLFGLITYLAIRFKVTFQSISKLFTSAKKDLKDEFSKANDEFSIPLDNNLSKEAEAIKTAFDIPLENKKAPVKKESKPEAPTPLEVKVTEEEQEEDLEMKVETVAEEQSETDNLANKLVEDFGQFDPTLELSNYQFPPLDLLKKYDTEGITINQEELEENKNKIVETLNNYKIGIASIKATIGPTVTLYEIVPEAGVRISKIKNLEDDIALSLSALGIRIIAPIPGKGTIGIEVPNKNSTIVSMRSVIASKKFQTSEMQLPIALGKTISNETFVVDLAKMPHLLMAGATGQGKSVGLNAVLTSLLYKKHPAEVKFILVDPKKVELTLFNKIERHYLAKLPDSEEAIITDNTKVINTLNSLCIEMDNRYELLKNAMCRNIAEYNAKFKARKLNPNEGHQFLPYIVLVVDEFADLIMTAGKEVETPIARLAQLARAIGIHLIIATQRPSVNVITGIIKANFPARIAFRVTSKIDSRTILDGSGADQLIGRGDMLFTQGNDVIRVQCAFVDTPEVERITDYIGSQKAYPEAYLLPEYVGEESGTSLDIDISDRDKLFKDAAIVIVTAQQGSASLLQRKLKLGYNRAGRIIDQLEAAGIVGPFEGSKARQVLIPDLLALDQHLENESP
- a CDS encoding aminotransferase class I/II-fold pyridoxal phosphate-dependent enzyme, with translation MAFKPANSIQDLQYFGEFGGVNPSISDSSTYTFLSAKTMFDTFEGNADGCYLYSRHSSPSNLYLGEALAAMEGTETANVSASGMGAITPVLLQLCGAGDHIVSSRTIYGGTYAFLKNFTPRFNIETSFVDITKLDVVEAAITKNTKVLYCESVSNPLLEVADIKGLAALVQKHDLKLVVDNTFSPLSISPAILGADVVIHSLTKFINGSSDTVGGVVCGTQDFINDLRNVNNGASMLLGSTMDSLRAASILKNLRTLHIRMQQHSLNATFLAEKFEADGLKTVYPGLKSHPSHRLFKSMMNEKYGFGGMLTIDVGSLEKANELMELMQNRNLGYLAVSLGFYKTLFSAPGSSTSSEIPEYEQKDMGLSDGLIRFSIGLDADIERTYKMMRECMKELNIL